The proteins below come from a single Ictalurus punctatus breed USDA103 chromosome 29, Coco_2.0, whole genome shotgun sequence genomic window:
- the LOC128629406 gene encoding coiled-coil domain-containing protein 1-like, with amino-acid sequence MDDESEDDEVDEDKHKDEDDEKQVTVEDEDDSHDHIHGNKEDYEDNLIQMMRLMANDENKEDYEDNEHDAKVEEDTDNEVHEAEEDNEAVDEDVEEDVVDEYNEAVDEDVEDDEVGNEDEDDEVDENNKAVDEDVEDNEVDEDNEAVDEDIEEDEDNEAVDEVDGDNEAVDKDDEVDEDNEALDEDNEALDEDVEEDEVDEANEAVDEEVEDNEAVDEDVEENEVDECNEAVDKDDEVDEDNEAVDEDDEVDEDNEAVDEDVEDDEVSEDNEAVDEDDEVDEDNEAVDEDDEVSEDNEAVDEDDEVDEDNEAVDEDVDDEVSEDNEAVDEDVEDDEVSEDNEAVDEDVDDEDNEAVDEDDEDDEVSEDNEAVDEDVEENEVDEDNEALDEDDEDNEAVDEDVEDDEVDECNEAVDEDDEVDEDNEAVMKMLRMMSEDNEAVDEDDEVSEDNEAVDEDVDEVDEDNEAVDEDDEENEVDECNEAVDEDVEENEVDEDNEALDEDDEVDEDNEAVDEDDEDQDDAVDEKAYDL; translated from the exons ATGGATGATGAGTCTGAGGATGATGAGGTTGATGAGGATAAGCACaaggatgaagatgatgagaaGCAGGTGACGGTTGAGGATGAAGATGATTCACATGATCATATACATGGGAATAAGGAAGATTATGAGGATAATCTTATTCAG ATGATGAGGCTGATGGCCAACGATGAGAATAAGGAGGATTATGAGGACAATGAACATGATGCTAAGGTTGAGGAGGATACGGATAATGAAGTTCATGAGGCTGAAGAAG ATAATGAGGCTGTGGATGAAGATGTTGAGGAGGATGTGGTTGATGAGTATAATGAGGCTGTGGATGAAGATGTTGAGGACGATGAGGTTGGGAAtgaagatgaggatgatgaggttGATGAGAATAATAAGGCTGTGGATGAAGATGTTGAGGACAATGAGGTTGATGAGGATAATGAGGCTGTGGATGAAGATATTGAGGAGGATGAAGATAATGAGGCTGTGGATGAGGTTGATGGGGATAATGAGGCTGTGGATAAAGATGATGAGGTTGATGAGGATAATGAGGCTCTGGATGAAGATAATGAGGCTCTGGATGAAGATGTTGAGGAGGATGAGGTTGATGAGGCTAATGAGGCTGTGGATGAAGAGGTTGAGGATAATGAGGCTGTGGATGAAGATGTTGAGGAGAATGAGGTTGATGAGTGTAATGAGGCTGTGGATAAAGATGATGAGGTTGATGAGGATAATGAGGCTGTGGACGAAGATGATGAGGTTGATGAGGATAATGAGGCTGTGGATGAAGATGTTGAGGATGATGAGGTTAGTGAGGATAATGAGGCTgtggatgaagatgatgaggtTGATGAGGATAATGAGGCTgtggatgaagatgatgaggtTAGTGAGGATAATGAGGCTgtggatgaagatgatgaggtTGATGAGGATAATGAGGCTGTGGATGAAGATGTTGATGATGAGGTTAGTGAGGATAATGAGGCTGTGGATGAAGATGTTGAGGATGATGAGGTTAGTGAGGATAATGAGGCTGTGGATGAAGATGTTGATGATGAGGATAATGAGGCTgtggatgaagatgatgaggatgatgaggttAGTGAGGATAATGAGGCTGTGGATGAAGATGTTGAGGAGAATGAGGTTGATGAGGATAATGAGGCTctggatgaagatgatgaggatAATGAGGCTGTGGATGAAGATGTTGAGGATGATGAGGTTGATGAGTGTAATGAGGCTgtggatgaagatgatgaggtTGATGAGGATAATGAGGCTGTGATGAAGATGTTGAGGATGATGAG TGAGGATAATGAGGCTgtggatgaagatgatgaggtTAGTGAGGATAATGAGGCTGTGGATGAAGATGTTGATGAGGTTGATGAGGATAATGAGGCTgtggatgaagatgatgaggagAATGAGGTTGATGAGTGTAATGAGGCTGTGGATGAAGATGTTGAGGAGAATGAGGTTGATGAGGATAATGAGGCTctggatgaagatgatgaggtTGATGAGGATAATGAGGCTgtggatgaagatgatgaggatCAGGATGATGCGGTTGATGAGAAGGCCTATGATCTATGA